The Taeniopygia guttata chromosome 22, bTaeGut7.mat, whole genome shotgun sequence genome has a window encoding:
- the ATP6V1B2 gene encoding V-type proton ATPase subunit B, brain isoform, with protein sequence MAAVRALRGAVNGAGPGGPREQAAALTRDFLSQPRLTYKTVSGVNGPLVILDQVKFPRYAEIVHLTLPDGTRRSGQVLEVSGSKAVVQVFEGTSGIDAKKTSCEFTGDILRTPVSEDMLGRVFNGSGKPIDRGPIVLAEDFLDIMGQPINPQCRIYPEEMIQTGISAIDGMNSIARGQKIPIFSAAGLPHNEIAAQICRQAGLVKKSKDVMDYSEENFAIVFAAMGVNMETARFFKSDFEENGSMDNVCLFLNLANDPTIERIITPRLALTTAEFLAYQCEKHVLVILTDMSSYAEALREVSAAREEVPGRRGFPGYMYTDLATIYERAGRVEGRNGSITQIPILTMPNDDITHPIPDLTGYITEGQIYVDRQLHNRQIYPPINVLPSLSRLMKSAIGEGMTRKDHADVSNQLYACYAIGKDVQAMKAVVGEEALTSDDLLYLEFLQKFEKNFIAQGPYENRTVFETLDIGWQLLRIFPKEMLKRIPQSTLAEFYPRDAKH encoded by the exons ATGGCGGCGGTGCGGGCGCTGCGCGGGGCCGTGAAcggcgccgggcccggcgggccCCGCGAGCAGGCGGCGGCGCTGACCCGCGACTTCCTGTCCCAGCCGCGCCTTA CCTACAAAACCGTGTCGGGTGTGAACGGGCCCCTGGTTATCCTGGACCAGGTTAAG tTCCCCAGGTACGCCGAGATCGTGCACCTGACCCTGCCCGATGGCACCAGGAGGAGTGGGCAGGTGCTGGAAGTCAGTGGCTCCAAAGCTGTGGTTCAG GTATTTGAAGGCACTTCAGGGATTGATGCCAAGAAAACCTCCTGTGAGTTCACCGGGGACATCCTGCGGACCCCGGTCTCGGAGGACATGCTGG GCAGAGTGTTCAATGGGTCAGGAAAACCCATCGACAGAGGCCCCATTGTCTTGGCTGAGGATTTCTTGGACATCATGG gcCAGCCCATCAACCCCCAGTGTCGGATCTATCCAGAGGAGATGATCCAGACTGGGATTTCTGCCATAGATGGCATGAACAGTATTGCCAGGGGCCagaaaatccccattttctcagctgctgggctgccccACAACGAG ATTGCAGCTCAGATCTGTCGCCAGGCTGGCTTGGTGAAGAAATCCAAAGATGTGATGGATTACAGCGAGGAGAACTTTGCCATCGTCTTTGCTGCCATGGGG GTGAACATGGAAACTGCTCGGTTCTTCAAGTCCGACTTCGAGGAGAACGGCTCCATGGACAACGTGTGCCTGTTCCTGAACCTGGCCAACGACCCCAC CATCGAGCGCATCATCACGCCCCGCCTGGCCCTGACCACGGCCGAGTTCCTGGCCTACCAGTGTGAGAAGCACGTGCTGGTCATCCTGACAGACATGAGCTCCTACGCTGAGGCTCTCCGAGAG gtGTCAGCAGCTCGGGAGGAGGTGCCTGGGCGCCGTGGCTTCCCTGGCTACATGTACACTGACCTGGCCACCATCTACGAGCGCGCCGGGCGCGTGGAGGGCAGGAACGGCTCCATCACCCAGATCCCCATCCTCACCATGCCCAACGATG atatTACTCATCCTATCCCTGACTTGACTGGATACATCACTGAGGGACAGATCTACGTGGACAGGCAGCTGCACAACAGGCAG ATTTACCCCCCCATCAACGTCCTGCCCTCCCTGTCCCGGCTGATGAAGTCGGCCATCGGCGAGGGCATGACCAGGAAGGACCACGCAGACGTGTCCAACCAGCTG TACGCCTGCTACGCCATCGGCAAGGACGTGCAGGCCATGAAGGCCGTGGTGGGCGAGGAAGCGCTGACCTCAGACGATCTCCTGTACCTGGAGTTCCTGCAGAAGTTTGAGAAGAACTTCATTGCTCAGG GGCCCTACGAGAACCGCACGGTGTTCGAGACCCTGGACATCGGCTGGCAGCTGCTCAGGATCTTCCCCAAGGAGATGCTCAAGAGGATCCCCCAGAGCACGCTGGCCGAGTTCTACCCTCGGGATGCCAAGCACTAG